One segment of Peromyscus leucopus breed LL Stock chromosome 5, UCI_PerLeu_2.1, whole genome shotgun sequence DNA contains the following:
- the LOC114708095 gene encoding mixed lineage kinase domain-like protein codes for MDKLGQIISLGQLIYAKCEEMKYCRKQCQRLGKRVHGLLQPLQRLQDQGTNNLPDDITAALGRFEAVLKEARKQIEKFSNKASIWKFVTAGSDKILFQEVNERLRDVWEELLLLLQVDQWNSVSNASQRASWLQEDQQDAEEDGNESIRAILMQMRIDMEEIKETMKQRSLKPTQEIPQEQIKEIKKEHLVRTPWILLKKNNLSTLYRGEYHRSPVTIKVFNNPQAGSIGIVRHTFNNEIRTMKKFDSPNILRIFGICIDEAVKPPEFSIVMEYCELGTLRELLDKEKDLTMSVRILLVLGAAKGLYRLHHSETPQLHRNINSSSFLVTGGYDVKLAGFELSETRASISRETKTTKAEKVSSTAYVSPQRLKNVYCVYNREAEIYSFGIVLWEIVTGKIPFEGCDSNKIYELVAEGQKQEPVSEDCPKLLQEIIDECRAHEPSQRPSVDGILERLSAIN; via the exons ATGGATAAATTGGGACAGATCATCTCCTTAGGCCAGCTCATCTATGCAAAGTGTGAAGAGATGAAGTACTGCCGGAAACAGTGCCAGCGTCTAGGGAAACGTGTGCATGGCCTGCTCCAGCCTCTCCAGAGGCTCCAGGACCAAGGAACGAACAACCTGCCAGATGATATAACTGCTGCCCTGGGCCGTTTTGAGGCTGTCCTGAAGGAGGCCAGGAAGCAGATAGAAAAGTTCAGCAATAAGGCCAGCATTTGGAAGTTTGTGACTGCGGGCAGTGACAAGATACTCTTCCAGGAAGTGAATGAGAGGCTGAGAGATGTCTGGGAGgagctcctgctgctgcttcagGTTGACCAATGGAACTCTGTTTCAAATGCCAGCCAAAGAGCATCCTGGCTGCAGGAAGATCAACAGGATGCAGAGGAGGATGG AAACGAAAGTATTCGAGCTATCTTGATGCAGATGAGAATTGACAtggaagaaatcaaggaaactaTGAAACAAC GCTCACTAAAACCCACACAGGAGATCCCACAGGAGCAAATCAAGGAGATTAAGAAAGAACATCTTGTCAGAACTCCATGGATCTTACTGAAGAAAAATAACCTGAGCACACTTTATAGAGGAGAGTACCACAGATCTCCAGTCACCATCAAAGTATTCAACAACCCCCAAGCCGGAAGTATTGG AATAGTGAGGCACACTTTCAATAATGAGATCAGAACCATGAAGAAATTTGATTCCCCCAACATCTTGCGTATATTTGGGATTTGCATTGATGAAGCAG TGAAGCCCCCTGAATTCTCCATTGTCATGGAGTACTGTGAGCTTGGAACCCTGAGGGAACTGCTGGATAAAGAAAAGGACCTCACAATGAGTGTGCGCATCCTCCTAGTCCTGGGAGCAGCCAAAGGCTTGTACAG GCTACACCACTCAGAAACACCCCAACTGCACAGAAACATCAACAGCTCCAGCTTCCTGGTCACTGGAGGCTACGATGTCAAG CTTGCAGGCTTTGAATTAAGTGAAACACGGGCTTCTATCAGTCGGGAGACAAAAACCACTAAAGCAGAGAAAGTCAGTTCAACAGCGTATGTCTCACCTCAGAGACTGAAAAATGTGTATTGTGTATACAACAGAGAAGCTGAAATATATAG CTTTGGAATCGTGCTCTGGGAAATTGTCACTGGAAAGATCCCGTTTGAAG GCTGTGATTCTAATAAGATCTACGAGCTGGTAGCTGAGGGTCAGAAGCAGGAGCCAGTGAGTGAAGATTGCCCCAAGCTATTGCAGGAGATCATTGATGAGTGTCGGGCCCATGAACCCTCCCAACGGCCCTCTGTGGATG gAATCTTAGAGAGACTGTCTGCAATTAACTGA